Within Alkalidesulfovibrio alkalitolerans DSM 16529, the genomic segment CTTCTTATTTTTCCCATCAATGTTCATGCAATAGAAGTAAAAAACTATTATTCACTACACAATTTAGAATCTTTGTTTGTTGAAAATGGCACTGTTCAAAATCTTTCTGTGTATGGACATCAAAACGCAATAAAAATATACGACAATAAGCTTGGAACGTGGGGTATTAATCCAGGAATTGTAATATCGACAGGCAATGCTTTCCATTACTATTCTGGACCAAATCAGAGTCCTGGAAATACAACAGTTTTTGGAACAGCTGGAAGCACATTAATTAGCACTGCTGTCAACGCACCCAGCTACGATGCTGCCGGATTTTCTTTTGATTTTGTTGCGAGCTCAGATTCTGTTAGTTTTAACTTTGTTTTTGGATCAGAAGAGTATCCAGAATTTAAAAACAGCATTTTCAATGACATGTTTGGTGTTTGGCTAACTGGTGCAGATGGACGCAAAAGACAAATTGCCCATGACAAGCTTGGCAATTTAATAAACGTTAATTCAGCGTTTATGGAATACTCAACAGGGACAGAACTTGATGGATGGACTGGAATTTTAAAGACCACTGCAAAAGTTACACCAGGAGGCAAATATAACATTGAATTTGTTATCGCAGATGTTTCTGATTATGAATATGATAGCACTGCCTTTATAAGTAATTTCACTGGATCTGGAAAATACAAGGAGCCAGAAAAAACATACGCCTTCTTGTTTGGTCCCGACTATGGATACAATGGTAGCAAAAGAGACGCTGATGGCTTTTACCATGTAAATACTATATCGAAATTAATAGACGATGCATTTCCGCATGTTGAAACAATCAAAATTTCTACCCAAGGAGAAGGCCTCAGCATATATGACTTTGAAAATGCTTTCAAAAAATATGCTATTGAACCAGATGACAAAATCTTGATTTACTATGTTGGACACGGATACACCGACACCCTGCAAAATGAGAATACATTGACTAAGGAGAATGAGAGACTACGACTTGATACGTACTATGATCACCATAAGATTATCAGCGATGACCAGATGAATCGCTTAATATATGACTATTTTAGACACAATAGCGTAACCATGATTATCGATGCATGCTACTCTGGAGGATTTTGGGGAACCACAACACCACCACCAGGCGAAAGTGGTGACCTCGCTATACTTGGAAATGTTACCTTGCTAGCATCAGCACGAGAAGACGCTACTGCTTTTTTTTCAAGTAAAAATGGGATGACATTGTTTTCATTCGCACTAGAAAATGCACTTACAAAAACTGGAGAATTTATAAATGCAGACACAAGGCAAACTGGAGTAGTGACAATTGACATGATTGCGGATTACATCAACAATTTCATAATAAACAAAAAATACCTTCAGCACATTGATCTTATCGGAGAAGAGGTTTCGTTTTTAGATTTCAATTCAGACATAAATTATTTTAGTATATATGATTTAGACACATATTCAATGGAAGCCGCACTTTTTCTTAGCGAAAAGGATGCTCATAAATTGATTTACTACCCTCATTTTGATTCATTTACGCAAAAAATTTCAGAAACACCTGAGCCATCTTCAATTATATTGATTCTTTTTGGCTCTGCATACATTCTGAAATTACGGCTTAAGATTTAGCGCTCCAGCATAGATTTTGTGTCGACGTTATCAATGCAAAGGATTGCACTTCCAAACTCGGAGTTTTTCAACATGGATTGAAAGAACATTTTTTGGTGCTGCGTTTCGTTCTTTTCTTCCCCTTTCATTCTTTGTCTTGGCCGGACAAGGAGTTGAGCGCCTTCCTGAAACATTGAGCGGAGGACGGACGTTCAATGGACATCCGTGAAAAAAAACGTATATGGTTTCATAATGGACAGAACAATTTGCGTGGTCGATGACGACCAAGTCGTGACTACTTATCTTTCACACTTGTTGCGGAAGGAGTACGAAGTACTTGCGTTCAACGACCCCGAGGAGTTTCTTCGCCATTGCGATGAAGCCCAGTGCTGCGCCGTAGTCATCACGGACTACGATATGCCGACCATGAGTGGCGTGGAGATGCTCCGACGCGCCTCGGCCAAGGCGGATGTCAGGCACAAGATCCTCATGACCGGCTACCGCGATCTCAATATCGCCGTGCAGGCAATCAACGAGGCGCAGGTTGACTATATCCTGCTCAAGCCCTTCGACGAGGCGGGTCTGCTGGACACCCTCACCAATCTCATGAAGCCTCCGAAGACTCCGAATGTCAAGTCGGGCCTTTTGAGCCGCGATGAGATAGAGGCTTTGACCGGCGGTCTTCGCAAGCAATAAGTCAGCGGGATGCCTGAGCCGCCGCGTGTCGCCGTCTTTTGGCCTCGGGTATTGGCCGTCCGCGGCAGGCGGGTCTTACGGCCAATAGCGCTGATCCGGATGACCCGGGAAAGTGCCCTTTCTGAGCAACCCATTACTCCTGAGAAACGTGACGAGAGCATCGACGGAAAGAGGCTCCTCGTTAGCGGAATGATACGTCTTGTCCACCTTGTCGGAGATGAGATTTTCATAGGAATAGTTGATCTGCCGATACATTGAGCGGAAAGCCGGCAGTACAGCGAAGTACTTGTCTAATTCCACTGTCCGCCCCACTTCCTCGTCGCTCATGAGTTCTTCGTACAGTTTCTCGCCGGGCTTCGCTCCGATCATGGCGATCTGGATGTCTGCCGGATCGTAGCCGAACGTCGGAGCAAGAACCGAGATCATGGCCTGAGCCAGATCCTTGATGCGGATGACGGGCATCTTGGTGACGAAGACTTCTCCCCCGCAGGCGATGATCGCGGAGTCGATGACGAGGCGCACGGCCTCCTCGATGCTCATGATGAAGCGCGTCATTCTATCGTCGGTGAGCGTCACCGGCCCGCCTTTTTCGATCTGCTTCTGGAAGATTGGGATGACGGAACCCCTGGATCCAAGGACGTTGCCGAAACGTGTGGATGTGAAAATGGTGTTGTGGCCGGCCCTCATGGTGGAGTTCGCGGCTGTCATGAGCCGTTCGCCCATGAGCTTGGACGTTCCCATGACGTTGGTGGGGTTCACAGCCTTGTCCGAGCTGGTGAAAATGACTCGCCCGACGTTGCATCTTTGTGCAGCGTCTATGACGTTGCGTACGCCGTTGATGTTTGTCTGAACAGCCTCAAGGGGAGAACGCTCGCAAAGAACAACATGCTTGTAGGCAGCAAGATTGAAAACTATGTCGATATCGCGAAATACCTTGGCCATCTTATCCGCATCGCGGACGTCCGCCAGAAAGAAGGATGCTTGCTGGTGCATCGAAAATTGCTGTTCCATGAAGAACAGTTCGCTTTCGTTGTTGTCAAGGCAGACAAGTTCCGCAGGCCGGTAAACCTCAAGCATCTGGCGCACGAGTTCGCTGCCGACCGTTCCGCAGGCCCCGGTGACGGCGATTCTCTTGTCTTGAAAAAAGGATGCGTTCATCGCATGACCCCCATGATGGCTTTGCGCTTCATACCGACGCGGCGCGAACCCCGCCTTCTGAATCCTGGGCGCGGATCCGCACAGCGCGCGGCACGTTTGGCATCCCGGATACGCCGAGGCTGCCGAACCGCCCGGAAGCATTCGCGTACAGCGCGATCAAGGCTCGCACCTCTGCTTCCTCCAGGCCGGGAAACTTTTGTTTTTTGTACGCCTCAAGCCGATCTTGACGTCCCATCAGTCGTGAGACGGCGTGCAGTATGCGTTGGTAACTGCTTCGCGAATGCCACCGAAGCCGCTGACCGACGCGCCAGGAGGAGGGCCCGGCGTCGCGCGCCGCGCGCCAGAGGGCGGAAACGAGAATTTCACAGGAATACTTCCCCTGGTAGCCGCTGACGTAATGCTCAAGCAGCGGTTCTCCCCCCGCAAAAGTGTCTGCACCCTGTACCGCCACGGCAACCGCAGTTTTGAGTTGGTCGAGCGTGAACGCGCTTTCGCTGACCAGGGCGGGTAAAGCGGGCTCGAAATCCTCGGAAACCCTGGGTCTGTAGGCCACGGCCCGTCTTCCGAGAGCGGCCATCTCGACTGCGGTGGTGCAGCTGTTGTGGACGAGGGCGGAGCAGGCCATCAGCCACGGGACGACGTTTCCCTCATGCACCACGGTTACATTCCTGACGCCTTCGACGATCTCGCGCCAGCGATCATGGTTTTCCGAAGGGTGCGGCCTGAGGACGATCGTCCTGTCTGGAAAAAGGGCCGCCAAGGCGGGCACCGCCTCGGCGAATGCCTCGAAACAGCCCTTGATGTGATCGAGCATTCCAGTGAGAAACCGTTCGTGTTCCGGTCCGGTAATACGCCCGTGACCCCGCATCATTTTTTCCAGAAAGAAGCTCTCCCCAAGAAAGTTATTATAGAATCCGAAGTTCGTGTTCACCAAGATGAAATCGCCGAAACGGGAACGGAGCTCACGCACACGGTCCGCAAATACCGCATTGAAGGGTTCTCGCAGAATGTCGAAGCGAGGGTTGCCTGCACGCACGATCTTCGTGGCGAACCGTGGATGGGCTTCGGTAATGATGTTCGAATGCTCGTCGCCCCAAGCGCAGAAGAACGTCAGCCGGTCGAGCAGTTCGGCAGAGACCCGGTCGCGCACGTAGACTGAGGGGTCCAGGGTCACTAATCCCTCTTCGCACCAGGAGACGACCTTGTGGCCAGCCGCACAAAGCTGCTCGACCGCCTCCAGACGCGTCGGTGCAATCCCTTTTTCCAGGTAGAATCCAGGCCGCGCCAAGGGCATATGGGCCATGAGTTCCATCTGTCCGCCAAGCACGACCTCAAAGCCGGCCTCGGCCGCGAAACACGCGAGCAGCGTCTTGGCGTCGAATTCCCGGACTTTGGTTTCCACTGGAATATAGAGGCACGGGCTTGCCATCAGTATGTGATCCGTTTTTGAATGGTGAACGAAAAATCCTTGACGATCTCGACGACCCTGCTGCCTGCCTTGCCGTCGCCATAAATCAGATCCGGCTCGTAGCGGCCGTGCACCACTTGTCGTCTGACCGCATCGACGATGGCCGCGCGGTCGTAACCGACGTCTATCACGTTGTGGCCGCGCTCGCGCCCGCCCTGCCGGATGCCGATATTGACTGCGGGTACACCGAGAAAGGCGGATTCGCGTATGCCCGACGACGAGTTACCGACGATGCAGGCCGCGTTGTTCAAAAGCGGACCGTAGTGCTCGATGGCCAGCCCCTTGAAGAAATGGATGTAGTCTGGCCGCTTGTTTTCCCGGAATTCGCGGATTCCTTTGGAGATGCCGTCCGATCCGGCGTCCATGTTCGGCCAGATCCAGATGGTGGGCATTCTCAATTCCTCGATGGCGGCGACGGTCTGCCTGATATTGTTCAGGTTCTGGGCGTACTCCGTGGTCACCGGATGCTGGATGGCCAAGAGATAGTCACCGCTGAGATCGACCA encodes:
- a CDS encoding choice-of-anchor L domain-containing protein translates to MYKFLVAIASLLIFPINVHAIEVKNYYSLHNLESLFVENGTVQNLSVYGHQNAIKIYDNKLGTWGINPGIVISTGNAFHYYSGPNQSPGNTTVFGTAGSTLISTAVNAPSYDAAGFSFDFVASSDSVSFNFVFGSEEYPEFKNSIFNDMFGVWLTGADGRKRQIAHDKLGNLINVNSAFMEYSTGTELDGWTGILKTTAKVTPGGKYNIEFVIADVSDYEYDSTAFISNFTGSGKYKEPEKTYAFLFGPDYGYNGSKRDADGFYHVNTISKLIDDAFPHVETIKISTQGEGLSIYDFENAFKKYAIEPDDKILIYYVGHGYTDTLQNENTLTKENERLRLDTYYDHHKIISDDQMNRLIYDYFRHNSVTMIIDACYSGGFWGTTTPPPGESGDLAILGNVTLLASAREDATAFFSSKNGMTLFSFALENALTKTGEFINADTRQTGVVTIDMIADYINNFIINKKYLQHIDLIGEEVSFLDFNSDINYFSIYDLDTYSMEAALFLSEKDAHKLIYYPHFDSFTQKISETPEPSSIILILFGSAYILKLRLKI
- a CDS encoding response regulator, with amino-acid sequence MDRTICVVDDDQVVTTYLSHLLRKEYEVLAFNDPEEFLRHCDEAQCCAVVITDYDMPTMSGVEMLRRASAKADVRHKILMTGYRDLNIAVQAINEAQVDYILLKPFDEAGLLDTLTNLMKPPKTPNVKSGLLSRDEIEALTGGLRKQ
- a CDS encoding SDR family NAD(P)-dependent oxidoreductase, which encodes MNASFFQDKRIAVTGACGTVGSELVRQMLEVYRPAELVCLDNNESELFFMEQQFSMHQQASFFLADVRDADKMAKVFRDIDIVFNLAAYKHVVLCERSPLEAVQTNINGVRNVIDAAQRCNVGRVIFTSSDKAVNPTNVMGTSKLMGERLMTAANSTMRAGHNTIFTSTRFGNVLGSRGSVIPIFQKQIEKGGPVTLTDDRMTRFIMSIEEAVRLVIDSAIIACGGEVFVTKMPVIRIKDLAQAMISVLAPTFGYDPADIQIAMIGAKPGEKLYEELMSDEEVGRTVELDKYFAVLPAFRSMYRQINYSYENLISDKVDKTYHSANEEPLSVDALVTFLRSNGLLRKGTFPGHPDQRYWP
- a CDS encoding surface carbohydrate biosynthesis protein; protein product: MASPCLYIPVETKVREFDAKTLLACFAAEAGFEVVLGGQMELMAHMPLARPGFYLEKGIAPTRLEAVEQLCAAGHKVVSWCEEGLVTLDPSVYVRDRVSAELLDRLTFFCAWGDEHSNIITEAHPRFATKIVRAGNPRFDILREPFNAVFADRVRELRSRFGDFILVNTNFGFYNNFLGESFFLEKMMRGHGRITGPEHERFLTGMLDHIKGCFEAFAEAVPALAALFPDRTIVLRPHPSENHDRWREIVEGVRNVTVVHEGNVVPWLMACSALVHNSCTTAVEMAALGRRAVAYRPRVSEDFEPALPALVSESAFTLDQLKTAVAVAVQGADTFAGGEPLLEHYVSGYQGKYSCEILVSALWRAARDAGPSSWRVGQRLRWHSRSSYQRILHAVSRLMGRQDRLEAYKKQKFPGLEEAEVRALIALYANASGRFGSLGVSGMPNVPRAVRIRAQDSEGGVRAASV